The sequence below is a genomic window from Aphelocoma coerulescens isolate FSJ_1873_10779 unplaced genomic scaffold, UR_Acoe_1.0 HiC_scaffold_73, whole genome shotgun sequence.
TCTTGAATTGTCTTAGGAAGAGAAAGTGAATGCTgaagagaggagcagggagctgagggGGCTGTGTGGTTgaagctccctcagccccttgTCAAGTGCAGTTTTCCTCTTAGCAGACTCTTCCTTTTCAGTCTAATTCAATGCCTTGTCCCACCTCTGCCTCTCCCCAAGTGCTGATGCTCTGAGTTGGGGCACAGTCAGTCCAGGTCTGCGTTTTTGAGTAGTTTGACTCTAAACCAGGGTCTGGCATCTCCTCTAATGAGCTGAGGTCGTTATGAAAGGACTGAATCGTGTAATCAGCTATGATTTCAATAAATCCCTTAATCCTAAACAGGCATATTGGGCCCTCTTACCAGTTTCACACCTGAGGAAGGGTTTATCCTGTCCTCCGTTCTGGGGTCACATCtcatggcctcaagctgtgtgTTTTGCCTACAGATGCCTTTGTCcaaagcagggagagcaggaaagCTGAAATGCAGTCCTAGGTCTGGGGGTTTTGTTTCTGCAGTGCTCTTTTCAGCTGATTTTGGGATCAGCGTAATTCATTTTCTGCTGAAATGTGCACAGGTTTGtaacaggagctgctggttttatATAGGGATTGAAAATTTTTGTCCTGGACATTTTTATTGGTCCCAAGAAAGATGAATTGAAATCTGCAGATGGTGCCTGGTGGACAGTTTCACATTTCATGATCAAGAGTCTGTATTACATGAGGTGTGTAACTCAGTGGACAGGATGCTTCTACTTTGCAGTTTCTTAGTTCAATTCAAAATTCTTAATTCAATTTCAAAGTCAGTTTACAACAAGAATAATTTACAAACCCAGTTAATTTTTCTACTATCCAGAAATCATTGTGAGCCTGAGGCAGGCAGAGGAGGAAAGTGTCAGGACTAGCAGtctgcagggagagcagagccctTGGGGTTGCTCTGCCCAGTGCTGTGAGGTGGGCTCACAGGGACTTGATGGCTGAGTTACAGTGCAGAGTCCAGGCAAAGCTGGGGAGGTGGCTGCACAGACACCACTGCTCCCCTGCAGTACCCCCGGCTGTCAGGGGCTGTCCCATCACCTTGTTGGGAAGGGCGTAAGGCCTGCACCGATACCCTGGCAGGATGCGGTGCTGTTTGGTGGCACCCACCCCCAAACTGGGTGTGGGGCGCTCTGAGGGTGCAGCTCACAGCTGAGTGGGATCCATGTGGTGCAGGGGGAGAAACCGAGGGAAGCTGGGTGGGACTGGGTGATGCTGACCCTCACTGTAGCAGTTGGGATAGGATGTCCCTGGTTTTCCATTGTAGCCACTGTGAATATCGAAATCATGCTCAGTGTGAATTCTCTGGTCTTtgaggattttggttttgtttttttacttcttgttTACAGCTACACTAGGAGCTGTGTTTGGCTTAAGTACCTGCCTCAGTGCCCAAGTCCGGGAAGAACCAGAGGATCCTTTGAACTATTTCATAGGCGGTTGCACAGCAGGAGCTGTCTTGGGAGCAAGAGGTAACTGTGGACACTGAAATGTGCCTGCATTGAAATGCCTGCATTGAAATGTGCTGGTTTTAGAAACTTTTCTGTTGGGGAAAAATGTTAAAGAATGTTGATGCCAGGCTTCTTTGGTAAAGATTCATCTCAGCCTGTATTCATGCCAGTTTCATTGGCATTGTATGGACCTGCTAAAATAAATATGGCTACAGGAGGGGAGGGCACCAAAGGGAGCATGAAGTGATACACAGAATGAAAGGAGAGGTGACTCAGTACTGCCAGTAAGAGCTACCAGTTATATCTTAAAATTGCAGGATAGGAAAAATATAGTTGTGGAAATCCATGTTTTCTTGGTAAGAagtgtgttttattttagaCAGGAAGTACAATCTAATATCTGCCATGTGAATTCTTTACATAGTCTGAGGGACAagctgtgtcctgctgctgttgctCCTATAGCCCCTTGTAAGGCTTAAGCAGCTCctgcagatgctgacacagctctgTGTTCTGTAGACATTCATCCTTGAACCTAAAGAAGTGAGTGATTTATTTAAGTTGTAATTGTGGTGAAAAAGAATTAATCTTTATTTGTCCTAGTTGCTGAGTTATTTGTCCTAGTTGCTGAGCTGATGAGAGTTCAAAGCAATGATTGTTATTTTTGTCACAATATTTGTTATATTTTGTCATTTAAATGAGCCATTTAAGATTGCCGACTTAAGGGAATGGGGCAGTGGATTATTGAAATTGATATTTCAAATTGCAAGCTAAAAGCATGAGAACTCAATTTTATAAAAAGGCCTCTTTTCCAGTTCCTCTGGCCAGACAATGTTGCTGATGGTCAAGGGACTTACGAAAAATGGCAGTCTAACGAGATGTACTGCACAGGACTTAATGTGCCTTAATGGGTGTTTTCTGCTTTGATGTGTTTTCTTCAGCTCACAGTTACCTCACTGGCACCACGGCATGTCTGGGGTTTGGAATCACTGCGGCTCTCATGAAGATTGGTAACCAGGAGGGCTGGAGGCTGACAGGACCTCCCAAGCTGTAAATGTCCCCTTTCACCCCTGTGAGCTGGCTTCCAAATGCTGTATTAGGACATTGTGTAATAAAGATTCGGTCCAGTCAGCAGTTGTCACAACATTGTGGTGTCGTGCGGCTGTTTCCCGGCCTTTGGGCTGAGGTGCAgaaagctggagctgctgaagggGAAGCGGCATCTTCTGGTCTGGCTGCGATTTCTGTGTTCAGTTTGCTTTGCCTCCATGTCTCGGCATTGTGTGTGCAAGCACTGTGCTGTAGCTTCAGTGAGGTCCTTGAAGTTGAGTGGGCCCTGTGGGGCTTCTTGACAAGGACTGGGATTACGCTGCACTGAGCCCATCAGTGAGGGTCTGGAGCCAAAGCTTCTGAAGGAGtgcttggctctgtgctgaagaTGGGGAAGGTGGGGTAGGGAAGAAGTTGTGGGTTGCCCACGAGAAGGTGTTTGGGAGCCTGAAGTCTTTCTCCAAAAAGCATTTCAGGAAGTCTAGAGCTAAATGCTTCATGGTTGAAATTGAGGAATAtctggggctggaagggaccgcTGAATGCCAGCTGAgagctggaacaggttgcttaTAGCTGTGTCTGGTTGAATTTTCTATGAACAAACTGAAGTGTGTCCTGCGAACCCACTAAGGTGGAGAGCATGGAGCCACAAAATGCACAAAGAGAGGCAAGAACTGGATCATTTTGCCTGGAGAAAATGTCAAGATTTGATCTAATAGCATTTTTCACAACTTAGTGCCTACAGAAAATGCAGGCTCAGGTGTGCAGTGAAGGGTGGGAAATAACAAGATAGGGAAATTCTAACtagatagaaaaaaataatctcacaAGCAGGTTAAGTGCTGAAAAATAGACTTGTAGAGGATGTGAAAAGATCTTTGGGAGCACAGAATTAACTGGACGTGTGGGAACACTGCGGGACAGAGATGGGACATTAGGGGATGGGTGCATGAGTTACAGGACAAGGAATGTGGATATGGGGGATGCAGGTGCATGGGAGAGGGGAACATGGGGTGTGAGGGGAGGGGACAAGACAAGGAGATTGGAGCACCAGAGGACAGCAGAGGGAGGGACAGTGATACAAGGACACAGTCAGCTGTGGCAGGTTGGTTTCTCTGGTTTGTGGTGCTCTGTGGGCCAGTGGGGTCCTGGGTGTGTGTGGGGTGGTCCTGGGGGCACTTGAGGCTGGGTTGAGGAGCTGGTGTCCCCATGTGCTCCTGGGGCTGAGACCCCCAGCTCTttgggctgggctgcagctcagGAGCACAGCAGGTGATGGTAGAcctgtgtagtggtttggttcaagatatccattacttacttattttccttctgtgagataagaattaggagaaagcaaagcaggcacaaaacttaaaagaataaaagaagtttattaacagacctaaaggaagaaaagagtcagactaaaccttcagaacacttccccccacctttctcccttctcccactgacaacataaaaagacaaccctttaGATTTTCAatcagtttaccacctctataataatctttttcagttcacttagggtgaggagtctctcttgctcatgctatggagacatctccgcaagaaacagttctctcgtGGCTCCGGtgtcacagcaagacagccacccgggttggttctctgctcgcatgtgagaggcccttcccccgacttacaacttttcccacaactgctttcgagggtccagtcctgagctactggggtaccgttgtaaggatgagctgttcagaaacaaaggttctcttcacctatctctgtgagcatcttcatctctaggaacagaggtcttctccttccctgggagcaagggtcttcatcactttcatctctgttcaagcttctcatcaaattacagctacttcaacatttgctcttttcagcacaggtacttctGCTCACAATTGCAGTCTGAACACTCTACCCCCCCTAagcttcatgaaattacagcgggtactctgatgtatcacagtccatcaccatagctttacaacagaatttcagcttctaggtttgaagcatctcctctttctcctccctcagggtttcagctcttccttcttcactgacttaggtgtctttatggtgttttcttctcaTGCCTTcacctttcttctttctctgactcgggagaggattgatgtctgcaggtttcatctgttctggaggaaacttacagcactaaaagggttaatctcacccgggcCTCGCAGCTGGAATTCGCCTATCGCTGTTGGTCCCATGATCTtcgccgggcagcggcctcagATGAATTTCGGCCGCACTGGGTGGGGCCGGCCTGGCCGCGCCGCGGAGCT
It includes:
- the LOC138102375 gene encoding NADH dehydrogenase [ubiquinone] 1 alpha subcomplex subunit 11-like, producing MAGYWDGPEGEQCPQRTWLATRVGAAAGLVGAAYRIILLRPGSALAALQTAAADSVTMATLGAVFGLSTCLSAQVREEPEDPLNYFIGGCTAGAVLGARAHSYLTGTTACLGFGITAALMKIGNQEGWRLTGPPKL